The genomic segment CGCGAAGGTCCTCTTCCGCGAGTTCGGCTTCACCGCCGACGCCGTGGCCTCCGCCGCCCGGGAATCTCTCGCCGACGGCACGCGCTGACGCCCATATACGACCAGTAGGAGATGCATTCTCATGACAGACGCACTCAAGCGCCTCTCCGACGAGGGCGTGGCGATCTGGCTCGATGACCTGTCACGCAAGCGGATCACCTCCGGCAATCTCGCCGAGCTGATCGACCAGCAGCACGTCGTGGGTGTGACCACGAACCCGTCGATCTTCCAGAAGGCGATCTCGCAGGGCGACGGTTACGACCGCCAGCTCACCGACCTCGCCGCCCGCGAGGTCACCGTCGAGGAAGCCATCCGCATGATCACGACGGCCGACGTCCGGGACGCGGCCGACATCCTGCGCCCGGTCTTCGACGCCACGGACGGCCAGGACGGCCGGGTCTCCATCGAGGTCGACCCGCGGCTGGCCCACAACACGCGGGCCACGACCGCCGAGGCCAGGCAGCTGGCCTGGCTGGTGGACCGCCCGAACACGCTCATCAAGATCCCGGCGACGGAGGCCGGTCTGCCGGCCATCACCGAGACCATCGGCCTGGGCATCAGCGTCAACGTCACGCTGATCTTCTCGCTGGAGCGCTACCGCCTGGTGATGGACGCGTACCTCGCCGGTCTGGAGAAGGCCAAGGAACGCGGTCTCGACCTCTCCAAGATCTACTCGGTGGCCTCGTTCTTCGTGTCCCGGGTGGACACCGAGATCGACAAGCGGCTCGACGCGCTGGGCACCCCCGAGGCCGAGGGCCTCAAGGGCAAGGCGGCTCTCGCCAACGCCCGTCTGGCGTACCAGGCGTACGAGGAGGTCTTCGCCTCCGACCGCTGGGCGGCCCTGGACAAGGCGCACGCCAACAAGCAGCGTCCGCTCTGGGCCTCCACGGGCGTCAAGGACCCGGCGTACAAGGACACCCTGTACGTCGACGACCTGGTCGCGCCCGGCACGGTCAACACCATGCCCGAGGCGACCCTGGAGGCCACCGCCGACCACGGGCGGATCACGGGCAACACCGTCGCCGGCACGTACGAGCAGGCGCGCGCCGACCTCGACGCGATCGAGAAGCTCGGGATCGCGTACGACGACGTGGTGCGGCTGCTCGAACGCGAGGGCGTCGACAAGTTCGAGGCGTCCTGGACCGACCTGCTCAAGTCCACCGAGGCCGAGCTCAAGCGCCTCGCCCCCTCGAAGGGCTGACCATCTTGTCTGGTGTTCCCGGAGCCAATCCGCTTCGTGACGCACAGGACCGGCGGCTCCCGCGCATCGCGGGGCCGTCGGGCCTGGTCATCTTCGGCGTCACGGGCGACCTGTCCCGCAAGAAGCTGATGCCCGCCGTCTACGACCTGGCCAACCGCGGTCTACTGCCGCCCGGCTTCTCGCTGATCGGGTTCGCGCGCCGCGACTGGGAGGACGAGGACTTCGCGCAGGTCGTCCATGACGCCGTGAAGCAGCACTCCCGTACCCCGTTCCGTGAGGAGGTCTGGCAGCAGCTCATCCAGGGGATGCGTTTCGTCCAGGGCAACTTCGACGACGACGAGGCCTTCGAGACGCTGAAGGCCACCATCCAGGAGCTCGACAAGGCGCAGGGCACGGGCGGCAACTTCGCCTTCTACCTGTCCGTACCGCCGAAGTTCTTCCCGAAGGTCGTCCAGCAGCTCAAGAAGCACGGGCTGGCGGACCAGAAGGAGGGTTCCTGGCGGCGCGCGGTCATCGAGAAGCCGTTCGGCCACGACCTCGCCAGCGCGCAGGAGCTCAACCAGCTCGTGCACGACGTGTTCCCGCCCAACGAGGTCTTCCGGATCGACCACTACCTGGGCAAGGAGACGGTCCAGAACATCCTGGCGCTGCGGTTCGCCAACACGATGTTCGAGCCGGTCTGGAACAGGTCGTACGTCGACCACGTCCAGATCACCATGGCCGAGGACATCGGCATCGGCGGCCGGGCCGGCTACTACGACGGCATCGGCGCCGCCCGGGACGTCATCCAGAACCACCTCCTCCAACTGCTCGCGCTCACCGCCATGGAGGAACCGGGCTCCTTCCACCCGAAGGCGCTGGTCGCCGAGAAGCTGAAGGTCCTCACGGCGGTGGAGCTGCCGGACGACCTCGGCAAGCACACCGTCCGGGCGCAGTACGACCACGCCTGGCAGGGCGGTCAGGAAGTCCTCGGTTACTGCGAGGAGGACGGCATCGACGCCAAGTCGAAGACCGACACCTTCGCGGCGATCAAGCTGACGATCAACAACCGCCGCTGGGCGGGGGTGCCGTTCT from the Streptomyces sp. AM 4-1-1 genome contains:
- the tal gene encoding transaldolase, with translation MTDALKRLSDEGVAIWLDDLSRKRITSGNLAELIDQQHVVGVTTNPSIFQKAISQGDGYDRQLTDLAAREVTVEEAIRMITTADVRDAADILRPVFDATDGQDGRVSIEVDPRLAHNTRATTAEARQLAWLVDRPNTLIKIPATEAGLPAITETIGLGISVNVTLIFSLERYRLVMDAYLAGLEKAKERGLDLSKIYSVASFFVSRVDTEIDKRLDALGTPEAEGLKGKAALANARLAYQAYEEVFASDRWAALDKAHANKQRPLWASTGVKDPAYKDTLYVDDLVAPGTVNTMPEATLEATADHGRITGNTVAGTYEQARADLDAIEKLGIAYDDVVRLLEREGVDKFEASWTDLLKSTEAELKRLAPSKG
- the zwf gene encoding glucose-6-phosphate dehydrogenase, which codes for MSGVPGANPLRDAQDRRLPRIAGPSGLVIFGVTGDLSRKKLMPAVYDLANRGLLPPGFSLIGFARRDWEDEDFAQVVHDAVKQHSRTPFREEVWQQLIQGMRFVQGNFDDDEAFETLKATIQELDKAQGTGGNFAFYLSVPPKFFPKVVQQLKKHGLADQKEGSWRRAVIEKPFGHDLASAQELNQLVHDVFPPNEVFRIDHYLGKETVQNILALRFANTMFEPVWNRSYVDHVQITMAEDIGIGGRAGYYDGIGAARDVIQNHLLQLLALTAMEEPGSFHPKALVAEKLKVLTAVELPDDLGKHTVRAQYDHAWQGGQEVLGYCEEDGIDAKSKTDTFAAIKLTINNRRWAGVPFYLRTGKRLGRRVTEIAVVFKRAPYLPFESGATEELGGNALVIRVQPDEGVTVRFGSKVPGTSMEVRDVTMDFAYGESFTESSPEAYERLILDVLLGDANLFPRHQEVELSWNILDPIEKYWDTHGKPARYPAGTWGPAEADEMLARDGRSWRRP